One genomic window of Gracilinema caldarium DSM 7334 includes the following:
- a CDS encoding type II toxin-antitoxin system Phd/YefM family antitoxin, whose translation MKTLPVAEIRAKFSALLKEVESGNEIGIAFGRKKKTIAVIVPIEEYKRIKARKLGTLQGKGTVEFKGEWNITDEELINS comes from the coding sequence ATGAAGACCTTACCAGTAGCAGAAATTCGAGCTAAATTCTCCGCGCTTTTAAAGGAAGTCGAGTCTGGAAATGAGATTGGAATAGCCTTTGGACGAAAAAAAAAGACCATAGCAGTAATAGTTCCAATAGAAGAATACAAAAGAATAAAGGCTCGAAAACTTGGTACTTTACAGGGAAAAGGCACGGTTGAATTTAAAGGCGAATGGAATATTACCGATGAGGAACTTATTAATTCATGA
- a CDS encoding ABC transporter ATP-binding protein, with protein sequence MTISLRNVTKYFPTNGVQALSGAHFELLSGEIHALVGENGAGKSTLMHILAGHLGMTTGERLIDGIPRMFHSPREALLAGIGMVRQHPVLVPGFTCWEDAQLGLPVPGLSFLNRRLGRQRFQDLSDQWGFDLDATARTESLTISQRQKAAILTLLMHRVSCIILDEPTAVLTPVETERLFTLLRKLRSDGTAIVLISHKLEETLSVADRITVLRQGKTVATRRSSETNPEELTALMFGDAVDCIQPEKVVQFQAETFPALGLLYSKSQFEARAPLFTVEQLYVSQKDMAHLRNLSFSVYPGEVYGVAGVRDSGLETLEHAVTGFISPQNGYITLKGTALEGKGPLAFRKAGGAYVSADRLGRALALKLPILDSLIVHAHRRFTQRFLRNHRFWPRFLDLKAIQYWADELLTKSGIQSRLDSPAEAFSGGQLQRLILAREFAEEALLLVLSEPGWGLDAAGRALLHERLTAYLQRGGTVLLFSTDVDELLRLATRVMVLRDGRNVLEVDVPIDPVQRYLLKPQISAAMVGSDAKPEGQEGLI encoded by the coding sequence ATGACAATAAGCCTGCGGAATGTGACCAAATATTTTCCAACCAACGGTGTTCAGGCCCTCTCGGGAGCCCATTTTGAGCTCCTGTCAGGAGAAATTCATGCTCTGGTCGGCGAAAACGGGGCAGGTAAGTCTACTCTGATGCATATTCTCGCAGGACACTTAGGTATGACCACGGGGGAACGCCTGATTGATGGGATCCCCCGTATGTTTCACAGTCCCCGGGAGGCCTTACTAGCCGGAATCGGTATGGTCCGCCAGCACCCGGTTCTGGTCCCGGGTTTTACCTGCTGGGAAGATGCCCAGCTTGGGCTCCCGGTCCCAGGCCTTTCCTTCCTCAATCGCCGCCTGGGCCGGCAACGGTTTCAGGACCTGTCAGATCAGTGGGGCTTTGATCTGGATGCAACCGCTCGTACCGAAAGCTTAACCATAAGCCAGCGACAGAAAGCGGCCATCCTTACCCTGCTCATGCACCGGGTCTCCTGTATCATTCTGGATGAACCCACGGCGGTCCTGACCCCTGTGGAAACGGAACGGCTCTTTACATTATTGAGGAAACTCCGTTCTGATGGTACGGCGATTGTGCTTATTTCCCATAAACTAGAAGAAACCCTCTCGGTCGCAGATCGCATTACAGTACTCCGGCAGGGAAAGACCGTTGCAACACGGCGTAGTTCAGAAACAAACCCTGAAGAACTGACTGCCCTTATGTTTGGTGATGCGGTTGATTGTATTCAACCTGAAAAGGTTGTGCAATTTCAAGCTGAGACGTTTCCTGCGCTGGGGTTGTTGTATAGTAAATCCCAATTTGAGGCAAGGGCTCCGTTATTTACCGTGGAGCAGTTGTATGTTAGTCAGAAGGATATGGCCCATCTGCGGAATTTGAGTTTTTCTGTATATCCCGGTGAGGTCTATGGTGTCGCAGGTGTTCGGGATAGTGGATTGGAAACCCTGGAGCATGCAGTCACTGGCTTCATTTCGCCTCAAAATGGATATATAACGCTGAAAGGAACTGCTCTGGAAGGTAAAGGGCCTCTTGCCTTTCGGAAAGCCGGTGGGGCCTATGTCAGTGCAGACCGGCTCGGGCGGGCCCTTGCGTTAAAACTGCCTATACTGGATTCTCTTATCGTCCATGCCCACCGGAGATTTACTCAGCGATTTTTGCGTAATCACCGATTCTGGCCCCGGTTTTTAGACCTGAAGGCAATCCAGTACTGGGCAGATGAACTCCTTACAAAGAGCGGTATACAGAGCCGGCTCGATAGTCCAGCTGAGGCTTTCTCTGGTGGTCAACTTCAACGGCTTATTCTTGCCCGGGAATTTGCAGAAGAGGCTTTATTACTGGTACTGTCTGAGCCGGGATGGGGCCTTGATGCTGCTGGCAGAGCTTTGCTTCATGAACGGCTTACAGCTTATCTGCAACGGGGTGGAACGGTACTTCTTTTTTCTACCGATGTGGATGAACTCCTCAGACTTGCTACACGGGTTATGGTATTACGGGATGGCCGGAATGTTCTGGAAGTGGATGTTCCTATTGATCCGGTACAACGGTACCTATTAAAACCGCAAATTTCTGCCGCTATGGTCGGCAGTGATGCTAAACCTGAAGGTCAGGAAGGCCTCATATGA
- a CDS encoding BMP family ABC transporter substrate-binding protein — MMTQRELQFISGLLRRSFNRSFAPFGGKAVLFCVLLAGSISLAFAGGSAEGSGNNKSGKSIVVFVPGVTSGSPIYEMLVAGVQKAVDEKSGTSLKVIEGGFNQAEWESKITSIAASGAYDLIISSNPAMPAICEAVAAKFPKQKFLLFDGQLAGNLQIYTLRYNQREQAFLAGYVAALVAQNAGTTQGGRGGSSGASSGTPKLGLIAGQEYPAMNTIILPGYLQGARAVDSNFSVDFRVVGNWYDADKGSELASSMIREGARVILPISGGANQGVVQAASDSGAKVVWFDVNGYGIKPGVVVGSAILRQDKAAYKKTKLYLEEKLPFGKAELVGVADGYVDFVDDDPLYVQTVNEPIRKRMADIVARFRNGTLSLREDGTELSK, encoded by the coding sequence ATGATGACACAAAGGGAATTACAGTTCATTTCGGGATTGTTGAGACGGTCTTTTAATCGGTCCTTTGCGCCTTTTGGAGGCAAAGCTGTTCTTTTTTGTGTTCTGCTTGCGGGCAGTATCAGCCTGGCCTTTGCAGGCGGTTCTGCTGAAGGATCCGGGAACAACAAGTCGGGAAAATCGATTGTAGTCTTTGTTCCCGGTGTAACCTCCGGAAGTCCTATCTATGAAATGCTTGTAGCAGGGGTTCAAAAGGCGGTAGATGAAAAGTCTGGTACCAGTCTTAAGGTTATTGAAGGGGGCTTTAATCAGGCTGAATGGGAATCTAAAATTACAAGTATTGCCGCCAGTGGTGCCTATGATCTCATCATTTCATCCAACCCAGCGATGCCCGCTATTTGTGAGGCCGTGGCAGCCAAGTTCCCCAAACAAAAATTTCTCTTATTTGATGGACAGCTTGCAGGTAATCTGCAGATCTATACCCTCCGCTATAATCAGCGGGAACAGGCATTCCTGGCGGGCTATGTAGCGGCCCTGGTGGCTCAGAATGCAGGGACTACCCAGGGCGGCAGGGGCGGATCATCAGGTGCATCAAGCGGTACACCCAAGCTGGGCCTTATCGCAGGTCAGGAATATCCTGCTATGAATACCATTATCCTTCCGGGCTACCTCCAGGGTGCCCGGGCTGTAGACAGCAATTTCTCCGTCGATTTCCGGGTGGTAGGCAACTGGTATGATGCGGATAAGGGAAGTGAACTTGCTTCCAGTATGATCCGGGAGGGTGCTCGAGTAATTCTCCCCATTTCCGGAGGTGCCAACCAGGGGGTGGTTCAGGCTGCCTCTGATAGCGGAGCTAAGGTTGTCTGGTTTGATGTCAATGGTTATGGGATAAAGCCTGGGGTGGTCGTGGGAAGTGCCATTCTCAGACAGGACAAGGCTGCCTATAAAAAAACGAAGCTCTATCTGGAGGAGAAACTTCCCTTCGGTAAAGCAGAGCTGGTTGGTGTAGCTGATGGTTATGTAGATTTTGTGGATGATGATCCGCTGTATGTACAAACCGTGAACGAGCCCATCCGGAAACGAATGGCTGACATAGTAGCCCGATTCAGGAATGGTACCCTGTCACTCCGGGAGGATGGAACAGAGCTAAGTAAATAG
- the ilvD gene encoding dihydroxy-acid dehydratase produces the protein MRSDAVKKGIERAPHRSLFKSMGFIDEELERPLIGIVVAKSEIVPGHIHLDKVAKAVADGVRLAGGTPIEFPVIGVCDGIAMGHEGMRYSLVTRELIADSIECMVMAHAFDAVVYVPNCDKIIPGMLMAAARLNVPSVFVSGGPMLAGRHSNAQGTRAVSLTTMFEAVGAVGAGKMSEEELDQLENEACPGCGSCSGMFTANSMNCVTEALGMGLPGNGTIPAVYAERIRLAKQAGMQVLKVLKENLKPRDIMTKTAFRNALALDMALGCSTNTALHLPAIAHEAGVELTLDMLNEVSAVTPNLCRLAPVSATHIEDLYAAGGVQAVLKELASKKLIDINARTVYGTLKDAIAKAYNRNPQVIRPADNPYSATGGLVALRGNLAPDGCIVKKSAVAPNMLKHSGPARVFDKEEDAFSAIMEGRIKAGDVVVIRYEGPRGGPGMKEMLAPTAALAGRGLDDKVALITDGRFSGATKGAAIGHVSPEAAEGGPIGLLKEGDIIQIDIEGGTLSVQLSDAELAQRRAQWKPLPPKVTHGYLARYARQVSSAASGAIFKE, from the coding sequence ATGCGAAGTGATGCGGTTAAAAAAGGAATAGAACGGGCACCCCACCGGTCTCTCTTTAAATCCATGGGTTTTATTGATGAAGAACTGGAGCGCCCCCTCATTGGTATTGTGGTGGCAAAGAGCGAAATTGTTCCCGGTCACATCCACCTGGATAAGGTTGCCAAGGCTGTGGCCGATGGGGTTCGTCTTGCAGGGGGCACCCCCATCGAATTCCCCGTTATTGGGGTCTGCGACGGGATTGCCATGGGCCATGAGGGAATGCGCTACAGCCTCGTGACCCGGGAACTGATCGCTGATTCCATTGAGTGTATGGTCATGGCCCATGCCTTTGATGCGGTGGTTTATGTACCGAACTGCGATAAGATTATTCCCGGTATGCTCATGGCCGCAGCCCGGCTCAATGTACCTTCGGTCTTTGTGTCAGGGGGACCCATGCTGGCAGGCCGCCATTCCAATGCCCAGGGAACAAGGGCGGTGAGCCTGACCACCATGTTTGAAGCGGTCGGTGCCGTTGGGGCCGGCAAAATGTCAGAGGAAGAACTGGATCAGCTTGAAAATGAAGCCTGTCCCGGCTGCGGGTCCTGTTCGGGTATGTTTACCGCCAATTCGATGAACTGTGTTACTGAAGCCCTCGGCATGGGGCTTCCCGGCAATGGCACCATCCCTGCGGTCTATGCGGAGCGGATACGCCTGGCAAAACAGGCAGGCATGCAGGTTCTAAAGGTCCTGAAGGAGAATTTGAAGCCCCGGGACATCATGACCAAGACCGCTTTCCGGAATGCCCTCGCGTTAGATATGGCCCTGGGTTGTTCCACCAATACGGCTCTGCATTTGCCTGCCATTGCCCATGAAGCGGGTGTGGAACTTACCCTGGATATGCTGAATGAAGTCAGCGCAGTTACCCCGAACCTGTGCAGGCTCGCACCGGTCAGCGCCACCCATATCGAGGACCTCTATGCCGCCGGTGGCGTACAAGCGGTGCTTAAGGAACTGGCCAGTAAGAAATTAATTGATATTAACGCCCGAACGGTGTATGGCACCCTTAAGGATGCAATCGCGAAGGCCTATAACCGGAATCCCCAGGTAATCCGGCCCGCTGATAATCCCTATTCGGCCACCGGCGGCCTTGTGGCACTCCGGGGTAACCTGGCCCCCGACGGCTGTATCGTGAAAAAGAGCGCCGTCGCCCCAAATATGCTCAAACATTCCGGCCCTGCCCGGGTTTTTGACAAGGAAGAAGACGCCTTCTCTGCCATTATGGAAGGCCGAATTAAAGCAGGGGATGTGGTGGTTATCCGCTATGAGGGTCCCCGTGGCGGCCCCGGTATGAAGGAGATGCTCGCTCCCACCGCCGCCCTTGCAGGACGGGGTCTCGATGACAAGGTAGCCCTCATCACCGACGGCCGTTTCTCCGGGGCGACTAAGGGGGCCGCCATCGGCCATGTATCCCCGGAAGCCGCTGAAGGGGGGCCCATCGGGCTCCTTAAGGAAGGGGACATCATCCAGATTGATATTGAAGGGGGCACCCTTTCGGTCCAGCTCAGCGATGCTGAACTGGCCCAGCGGCGGGCCCAATGGAAACCCCTGCCGCCCAAGGTTACCCATGGGTACCTGGCGCGTTATGCCCGGCAGGTGAGCTCCGCCGCCTCCGGTGCTATTTTCAAGGAGTAG
- a CDS encoding HAD-IIB family hydrolase, giving the protein MRRLSELNSTEARQVRYILMDIDDTLTRQGKLLASSYTALWKLQSAGFIVIPVTGRSAGWCDLIARQWPVNGVIGENGALVFWEEAKIFSADAGRSAEISPRDAGRSERLPVLKQRFHPQAVRNSDSRLQVIQKAVLHIDERLRLAKDQFSRLFDIAIDFAEEEPVLPLEKAVQVAELAKTMGARAKVSSIHVNIWMGTYDKLTMAELFLQERYGWDPVRDRHQVLFAGDSPNDEPMFAAFPVTCGVANIHKYMHLIKHLPAYVSSRDCGDGFAEIAEALLTAVGSPGSPVASAQPQAQNGTAHKGTAQSGPVG; this is encoded by the coding sequence ATGCGTCGCCTCTCAGAACTGAATTCAACGGAAGCCCGCCAGGTCAGATATATTCTTATGGATATTGATGACACCCTTACCCGGCAGGGAAAATTGCTCGCCTCCTCATATACCGCCCTGTGGAAGCTCCAATCGGCGGGCTTTATCGTTATCCCCGTTACGGGCCGCTCCGCAGGCTGGTGCGACCTCATTGCCCGTCAGTGGCCCGTGAATGGGGTTATCGGCGAAAACGGCGCCCTCGTGTTCTGGGAAGAAGCAAAGATATTCTCTGCAGACGCTGGCCGATCGGCCGAAATATCCCCTAGAGATGCTGGCCGATCGGAACGATTGCCGGTACTGAAACAGCGCTTCCATCCGCAGGCGGTCCGAAACAGTGACAGCCGGCTCCAGGTGATACAGAAAGCGGTTCTTCATATTGATGAACGGCTCAGGCTGGCCAAGGATCAGTTTTCCCGGCTTTTTGATATTGCCATCGATTTTGCCGAAGAAGAGCCGGTGCTCCCCCTTGAAAAAGCCGTCCAGGTAGCGGAACTTGCAAAAACCATGGGAGCCCGGGCGAAGGTTTCATCAATCCATGTCAATATATGGATGGGTACCTACGACAAGCTTACCATGGCGGAGCTGTTTTTGCAGGAGCGATATGGCTGGGACCCGGTTCGTGACCGGCACCAGGTGCTGTTTGCAGGGGACTCCCCCAACGATGAACCCATGTTTGCAGCCTTTCCCGTGACCTGCGGAGTGGCAAATATCCACAAGTATATGCACCTTATCAAGCATTTGCCCGCCTATGTGTCGAGCAGGGACTGTGGTGACGGCTTTGCTGAAATTGCCGAAGCCCTGCTGACAGCCGTTGGCTCCCCCGGTTCCCCGGTGGCATCCGCTCAGCCTCAAGCCCAGAATGGAACAGCCCATAAAGGTACAGCACAATCAGGACCTGTAGGATGA
- a CDS encoding M48 family metallopeptidase — MDLIANLISNPLTLKLVVIATLSLSYGFSLIVSILNLKHRRPRIESSLAEFIDENKYAQLLAYNKEKSRLALWEGLLSFAALLLFLLFDGPGQLDRMLASVIAHARLRALVFFGILSLASGLLSLPFSLYHDFSLEARYGFNTKTIGIYISDTIKGLILGAVFGGGLLYLLLICIDTFGSLFWLIFGLILFAVTFIISSLYTTLILPLFNKLSPLEAGDLKTAIEKLASQTRFPLSGVYVMNASKRSKKSNAFFSGLGRFKKIVLFDTLIANHPVDEITAILAHEIGHYKRHHIPYGNVLSALSIFITMALFSLLVGSRSLSLALGAADLQVHINLLAFFLLYEPLSLLMNIGTNIISRRFEYQADAYAVRAVSVESMGRALKRLFADNLSDLYPHPLYVFVNYSHPPLLARLKAIEALKTLDTQTLEAVKKEGGV, encoded by the coding sequence ATGGACCTGATTGCAAACCTCATATCAAACCCACTGACCCTGAAGCTTGTAGTGATAGCAACCCTGAGCCTTTCCTACGGTTTTTCGCTCATCGTCAGCATCCTGAACCTCAAGCATCGCCGTCCGAGGATCGAAAGTTCCCTGGCGGAGTTTATTGATGAAAATAAGTATGCCCAGCTGCTTGCTTATAATAAGGAAAAAAGCCGGCTTGCCCTGTGGGAAGGGCTCCTTTCTTTTGCGGCGCTCCTACTCTTCCTCCTGTTTGACGGCCCAGGTCAGCTCGACCGGATGCTGGCATCGGTAATCGCCCATGCCCGTCTGCGGGCCCTGGTGTTTTTCGGTATACTGAGCCTCGCTTCGGGCCTGCTCAGTCTGCCCTTTTCACTGTACCACGATTTTTCCCTGGAAGCCCGCTATGGCTTTAACACAAAAACCATCGGCATCTATATCAGTGACACCATCAAGGGGCTTATCCTGGGGGCAGTCTTTGGGGGCGGGCTCCTCTATCTCCTCCTCATCTGTATCGACACCTTTGGATCCCTCTTCTGGCTTATCTTTGGTCTGATCCTCTTTGCCGTAACATTCATTATTTCTTCTCTCTATACGACCCTTATTTTGCCCCTCTTTAACAAGCTTAGTCCCCTGGAAGCGGGGGACTTGAAAACAGCTATCGAAAAACTGGCGAGCCAGACCAGATTCCCCCTCTCGGGGGTCTATGTGATGAACGCCAGCAAACGGAGTAAAAAGAGCAACGCCTTCTTCTCTGGCTTAGGGCGGTTTAAGAAAATTGTGCTCTTCGATACCCTCATAGCAAATCATCCTGTGGATGAAATTACCGCGATTCTGGCCCATGAAATCGGCCATTATAAACGGCATCATATTCCCTATGGTAATGTGCTGTCGGCCTTGTCCATTTTTATTACCATGGCCCTCTTTTCACTCCTCGTGGGTTCCCGGTCCCTGTCCCTGGCCCTCGGGGCGGCGGACCTCCAGGTGCACATCAATCTGCTTGCCTTTTTCCTCCTCTATGAACCCCTTTCGCTCCTCATGAATATAGGCACCAACATCATCAGCCGCCGTTTTGAATACCAGGCCGATGCCTATGCAGTCAGGGCTGTGTCGGTAGAAAGCATGGGGAGGGCCCTTAAACGACTCTTTGCGGACAATCTTTCGGACCTCTATCCCCATCCGCTGTATGTATTTGTGAATTATTCCCACCCGCCTCTCCTGGCCCGGCTAAAGGCTATCGAGGCGCTTAAGACCCTCGACACACAGACCCTCGAGGCAGTGAAAAAAGAGGGTGGGGTATAG
- a CDS encoding type II toxin-antitoxin system VapC family toxin gives MNILIDTHYLIWSYLDIDKIRPSVYKELLNEENTIYYSQASLWEISIKYNLGKIILNNISPEDLYAEIENGFFECKKLDNKDLVSFYKLPIEHRDPFDRLMIWQCIQSDLFFASADREISKYQKYGLKIIS, from the coding sequence ATGAATATCCTTATTGATACCCATTATTTAATTTGGTCCTATCTTGATATAGATAAGATTAGACCTTCAGTGTATAAGGAACTTCTTAATGAAGAAAACACAATATATTATAGTCAGGCAAGCCTGTGGGAGATATCGATAAAATATAATTTAGGTAAAATTATTCTTAATAACATAAGCCCCGAAGACCTTTATGCTGAAATAGAGAATGGTTTTTTTGAGTGTAAAAAGCTTGATAATAAAGATTTAGTTTCATTTTATAAACTCCCCATTGAACATCGGGACCCTTTTGATAGACTCATGATATGGCAATGTATTCAATCAGATTTGTTTTTTGCTTCTGCAGATAGAGAGATATCGAAATATCAGAAATATGGCCTAAAAATAATCAGCTGA
- a CDS encoding AbrB/MazE/SpoVT family DNA-binding domain-containing protein, translated as MQTVVQKWGNSLGIRIPALYSKDLELKNGSTVEISEEEGKLVIIPKRISLNELLAKVTTENIHEAIETGFSVGNEEW; from the coding sequence ATGCAAACTGTTGTACAAAAATGGGGAAATAGCTTAGGAATTAGAATCCCAGCATTATATTCCAAGGATTTGGAACTAAAAAATGGCAGTACAGTCGAAATATCGGAAGAAGAAGGAAAATTAGTTATTATACCAAAAAGAATTAGCTTAAATGAGTTATTGGCTAAAGTGACAACTGAAAATATTCATGAAGCAATAGAAACTGGTTTTTCAGTTGGAAATGAAGAATGGTAA
- the mazF gene encoding endoribonuclease MazF, translating to MVKTTYIPNKGDIVWLDFNPQLGHEQRGRRPALVLSYKAYNEKIGLGIFCPITSKEKGYPFEVKIEGKKIKGCVLSDQLKNLDWRIRNIEYIEKVNNEIVDEVIDKIKVIIE from the coding sequence ATGGTAAAAACAACATATATTCCAAATAAAGGCGATATAGTTTGGCTTGATTTTAATCCACAGTTAGGGCATGAACAGCGTGGACGCAGACCTGCTTTAGTTCTATCGTATAAAGCATATAATGAAAAAATTGGATTAGGTATTTTTTGCCCTATTACAAGCAAAGAAAAAGGATATCCATTTGAAGTTAAAATAGAAGGGAAAAAAATAAAAGGATGTGTGCTGAGTGATCAACTTAAAAACTTAGATTGGAGAATTAGAAATATTGAATATATAGAAAAAGTTAACAATGAAATAGTTGATGAAGTAATAGATAAAATTAAAGTAATAATAGAATAA
- a CDS encoding RluA family pseudouridine synthase, with protein MKRTTGKEQQRPWRLPFGLEILYEDDDIMVVFKPEGLLSVAAGGEKNRTAYWILNEYLRRRGQKRQIAVVHRLDRDTSGVMVFAKSAVMKKVLMDRWDDLVAARRYVAVVEGSVTEAEGTIDLPLTEDSRARVVIAPPGKGLRAVTRWKLLRSGSRYSMLALELETGRRNQIRVHCAAIGHPVVGDSKYGSRSDPLGRLGLHAETLAFHHPRTGAPLEFSVPPPPSFTSPKLYRY; from the coding sequence ATGAAAAGAACCACAGGAAAGGAACAACAGCGGCCCTGGCGTCTGCCCTTCGGGCTCGAAATCCTCTATGAGGATGATGATATTATGGTGGTGTTTAAGCCTGAGGGGCTTCTTTCTGTTGCTGCCGGAGGAGAAAAGAACCGGACTGCCTATTGGATTTTGAATGAGTACCTCCGTCGCCGGGGTCAGAAACGGCAGATTGCGGTGGTGCACCGGCTGGACCGGGATACCTCAGGGGTGATGGTCTTTGCCAAGTCGGCGGTGATGAAAAAGGTCCTTATGGATCGGTGGGATGACCTGGTGGCTGCACGCCGTTATGTGGCGGTGGTGGAAGGCTCCGTTACCGAAGCGGAGGGTACGATTGATCTGCCCCTGACAGAAGATTCCCGGGCCAGGGTGGTCATTGCGCCTCCTGGGAAGGGCCTGCGGGCTGTGACCCGCTGGAAGCTCCTGCGTTCAGGGTCCCGCTACAGTATGCTTGCCCTCGAGCTTGAAACCGGGCGGCGGAACCAAATTCGGGTCCACTGTGCCGCTATCGGCCACCCCGTGGTGGGGGACTCCAAGTACGGCAGTCGCAGTGATCCCCTGGGCAGACTCGGTCTCCATGCGGAAACCCTGGCCTTTCATCACCCCCGGACCGGAGCCCCCCTGGAGTTTTCGGTTCCGCCGCCCCCGAGTTTTACTTCTCCCAAGCTGTACCGCTACTAG
- the ilvB gene encoding biosynthetic-type acetolactate synthase large subunit, which translates to MQYTGARILIESLIEQGVDTVFGYPGGSVLFIYDELYKHKDRIRHVLTSHEQHAAHAADGYARSTGRVGVCIATSGPGATNLVTGIATAYMDSVPLVAITGNVPTSLLGKDSFQEVDIAGVTMPITKHNWIVKDVKDLAEVVREAFLVAASGRPGPVLIDIPKDVTAALCEWTPRSQHDPAAAASLNNQNPVAQSPVALARAARLSARGNRKTYTEADVLAAAELISKAKRPFIYAGGGVIIADAAAELKALVEKLKAPAALSLMGKGALPFDHPLNTGMIGMHGSVASNKAIQKADLVIAIGARFSDRVVSKADKFAVDAKILHLDIDPAEINKNVKSEHWIIGDLKKVLGELLQKIPERTENEWNGDVAELKKIVPEAHSRPVPLHPKFVIEAVAQRLGPEVIVATDVGQHQMWAAQFYPLNRPRSFLTSGGLGTMGSGMGLALGAKMANPERPVVLFTGDGSFRMNAGEMATAFMYHLPILVVIMNNRVLGMVRQWQTLFYDERYAETTLLRPPDFIKLAGAYGLNGYRAEGESQFMDALEKALADIASGKAAVVEAVIDMDEQVLPMVPGGKAIDDMIL; encoded by the coding sequence ATGCAGTACACCGGTGCACGGATTCTCATTGAATCCTTAATTGAACAGGGGGTGGATACGGTTTTCGGGTATCCCGGCGGTTCAGTGCTCTTTATTTATGATGAGCTTTATAAACACAAGGACCGGATCCGGCATGTCCTCACAAGTCATGAACAGCATGCGGCCCATGCGGCGGATGGTTATGCCCGATCAACCGGCAGAGTGGGAGTCTGCATTGCCACTTCAGGCCCCGGGGCTACGAACCTCGTAACCGGTATTGCGACAGCCTATATGGACTCGGTTCCCCTGGTGGCCATTACCGGCAACGTGCCCACCAGCCTCTTGGGAAAAGACAGCTTTCAGGAAGTGGATATCGCCGGCGTTACGATGCCGATTACCAAGCATAACTGGATTGTCAAGGACGTGAAGGATTTGGCTGAGGTGGTGCGGGAAGCCTTCCTTGTGGCAGCCTCTGGGCGGCCCGGGCCGGTCCTCATCGATATTCCCAAGGACGTGACGGCGGCCCTCTGCGAATGGACCCCCCGTTCCCAGCATGATCCCGCTGCGGCCGCAAGTCTGAACAACCAAAACCCGGTGGCCCAGAGCCCGGTCGCGTTGGCCCGGGCCGCCCGGCTCTCCGCCCGGGGAAACCGGAAGACCTATACTGAAGCAGATGTACTCGCCGCGGCGGAGCTCATCAGCAAGGCGAAACGGCCCTTTATTTACGCCGGCGGCGGGGTTATTATTGCCGATGCTGCGGCGGAACTGAAAGCCCTGGTAGAAAAGCTTAAAGCTCCAGCAGCTTTAAGCCTCATGGGTAAGGGTGCGCTCCCCTTCGACCATCCCCTGAATACGGGGATGATCGGTATGCACGGTTCGGTGGCCAGCAATAAGGCCATCCAGAAAGCGGACCTTGTGATTGCCATCGGCGCCCGCTTCTCCGACCGGGTCGTGAGCAAGGCAGACAAATTCGCCGTGGATGCGAAAATCCTGCATTTGGACATTGACCCCGCAGAAATCAACAAGAATGTAAAGTCAGAACACTGGATCATCGGGGATCTCAAAAAAGTTCTTGGTGAACTCCTGCAAAAAATTCCTGAACGGACAGAAAACGAATGGAATGGCGATGTGGCGGAGCTGAAAAAGATTGTCCCCGAAGCCCACAGCCGCCCGGTTCCGCTTCATCCCAAATTTGTCATAGAAGCGGTAGCACAGCGCCTCGGGCCAGAGGTCATTGTTGCAACCGATGTGGGCCAGCACCAGATGTGGGCTGCCCAGTTCTATCCCCTGAACCGGCCCCGTTCATTCCTTACTTCTGGAGGGCTGGGAACCATGGGAAGTGGTATGGGGCTTGCCCTCGGCGCTAAAATGGCGAATCCTGAGCGGCCGGTGGTCCTCTTTACCGGCGATGGCTCATTCAGAATGAACGCTGGTGAGATGGCTACCGCCTTTATGTATCACCTGCCGATCCTTGTGGTTATCATGAATAACCGTGTTTTAGGCATGGTGCGCCAGTGGCAGACCCTCTTTTATGACGAACGGTATGCTGAAACAACCTTACTGAGACCACCGGATTTCATCAAACTAGCAGGAGCCTATGGTCTTAACGGCTACCGGGCAGAAGGGGAGAGCCAATTCATGGATGCCCTGGAAAAAGCCCTGGCTGACATCGCAAGCGGAAAAGCAGCGGTCGTCGAGGCGGTCATCGATATGGATGAACAGGTGCTCCCCATGGTGCCTGGCGGGAAGGCTATCGACGACATGATTTTATAG